One Canis aureus isolate CA01 chromosome 38, VMU_Caureus_v.1.0, whole genome shotgun sequence DNA segment encodes these proteins:
- the CCDC190 gene encoding coiled-coil domain-containing protein 190, whose protein sequence is MKRMERHMVMGPLYMHFDLERKNTRWAEARLSQRLQRLEHICLYHMKLLTQEQRQLQKELQRLQQADIIKKKLSSYLGNEIQKRPEDVLVPSPPGRQKHRVPQANKVRALATNTTQEIYKSKTQVPPFHQAGLRDSVKSKEQSLPPNYKASHFTAEKTQAQEKDCLRPPKGKESNKGISTLCQDGDVSTHTVDQGPGSSPAGESGRAHVDEARSEDASLKPDPQAGRQSPLNPRECAGNWKGESTTPTFSELFAKVRNAHYLRHRVPPESERLLTIGEIFGHEESLQPRAAQEREDTVAPLWFSHSCFLPTQSTLSGS, encoded by the exons ATGAAGAGGATGGAGAGACACATGGTCATGGGCCCTCTGTATATGCACTTTGATTTGGAGAGGAAGAACACCAGGTGGGCAGAAGCCAGACTCAGCCAAAGACTGCAGAGATTAGAGCACATCTGCCTGTACCATATGAAGCTGCTGACCCAGGAGCAGAGACAGCTCCAGAAAGAACTGCAGAGGTTGCAGCAAG CAGATATTATCAAGAAAAAACTCTCCTCTTATTTGGGGAATGAAATTCAGAAGAGACCAGAAGATGTCCTTGTGCCCTCACCACCAGGAAGGCAGAAGCACAGAGTTCCACAGGCTAATAAAGTTAG AGCACTGGCCACCAACACGACCCAAGAGATATATAAATCCAAGACACAGGTGCCTCCTTTCCATCAGGCTGGTCTAAGGGACTCCGTGAAAAGCAAAGAACAGTCACTACCTCCAAACTACAAGGCTTCCCACTTCACAGCCGAGAAGACACAAGCCCAAGAGAAAGACTGCCTAAGGCCCCCGAAGGGCAAAGAGTCCAACAAGGGCATCTCTACTCTGTGTCAGGATGGAGATGTCTCCACCCACACTGTAGATCAAGGCCCCGGTTCCAGCCCAGCTGGCGAGAGTGGAAGAGCACACGTTGATGAGGCCAGGTCGGAGGATGCCAGCCTAAAGCCAGACCCCCAGGCCGGGAGACAAAGCCCCCTGAACCCCAGGGAATGTGCAGGAAATTGGAAAGGCGAGTCCACAACACCTACCTTCTCAGAGCTGTTTGCGAAGGTCAGAAACGCCCACTACCTCCGGCACAGGGTCCCCCCCGAGTCTGAGAGATTGCTTACTATCGGGGAGATATTCGGGCACGAGGAATCCttgcagcccagggcagcccaggaaCGTGAGGACACG gTGGCTCCACTTTGGTTTTCTCATTCCTGCTTTCTACCCACTCAGAGCACACTTTCTGGATCCTAA